A genomic stretch from Candidatus Hydrogenisulfobacillus filiaventi includes:
- a CDS encoding protein of unknown function (Evidence 5 : Unknown function), with protein MLPGLRLVRVPWRPGEGRPAPDWEARWGCPVLTAYDVPEAGGQVAAEALPPAPRRPGSVGRPLGVAVSVHDADGWDLPPGEEGEVWVNGPSVIHAYWGQTYARRFHQGWFRTGDRGYLDADGYLYLTGHLGADLPAWLRRAQPALEPARGRPRPGTVPG; from the coding sequence GTGCTTCCGGGCCTCCGGCTGGTGCGGGTACCCTGGCGCCCGGGGGAGGGACGGCCGGCCCCGGACTGGGAGGCGCGTTGGGGCTGTCCGGTCCTTACCGCCTACGATGTGCCGGAAGCCGGGGGACAGGTGGCGGCGGAGGCGCTGCCGCCCGCTCCCCGCCGTCCCGGATCGGTCGGCCGTCCGCTGGGGGTGGCGGTGAGTGTGCACGATGCCGACGGCTGGGACCTGCCGCCGGGGGAGGAAGGGGAGGTGTGGGTCAACGGCCCTAGCGTGATCCACGCCTACTGGGGACAGACCTATGCCCGCCGGTTCCATCAGGGCTGGTTCCGCACCGGCGATCGGGGGTATCTGGATGCGGACGGCTATCTCTACCTCACGGGGCACCTGGGGGCGGACCTGCCGGCCTGGCTCCGCCGCGCCCAGCCCGCGCTGGAGCCGGCGCGCGGGCGCCCGCGGCCGGGCACGGTACCCGGCTGA
- a CDS encoding protein of unknown function (Evidence 5 : Unknown function) — protein MTALLATLVAGGTLVLGPWRRLASLRPAPTWVNLPAAMGRRGRCFRASGWCGYPGARGRDGRPRTGRRVGAVRSLPPTMCRKPGDRWRRRRCRPLPAVPDRSAVRWGWR, from the coding sequence GTGACGGCGCTGCTGGCCACCCTGGTTGCGGGGGGCACCCTGGTGCTGGGCCCGTGGCGCCGGCTGGCCTCCCTGCGGCCGGCCCCCACCTGGGTGAACCTGCCGGCGGCCATGGGGAGACGGGGCCGGTGCTTCCGGGCCTCCGGCTGGTGCGGGTACCCTGGCGCCCGGGGGAGGGACGGCCGGCCCCGGACTGGGAGGCGCGTTGGGGCTGTCCGGTCCTTACCGCCTACGATGTGCCGGAAGCCGGGGGACAGGTGGCGGCGGAGGCGCTGCCGCCCGCTCCCCGCCGTCCCGGATCGGTCGGCCGTCCGCTGGGGGTGGCGGTGA
- a CDS encoding protein of unknown function (Evidence 5 : Unknown function) — translation MYVAPTLENLLAARAASPAPFLVTDPEGPVLSYVWLAAAVADWSAAFDRAGLGAGGRLALVLAPGPAWTVAYLAALNRGLLLAALDPAAPPSGSG, via the coding sequence GTGTACGTCGCCCCCACCCTGGAAAACCTGCTGGCGGCCCGGGCCGCCAGCCCTGCCCCCTTCCTGGTCACCGACCCCGAGGGGCCGGTCCTGAGCTATGTCTGGCTGGCGGCGGCGGTTGCGGACTGGTCGGCCGCCTTCGACCGGGCGGGGTTGGGGGCCGGTGGGCGATTGGCTCTGGTCCTGGCCCCGGGGCCGGCCTGGACGGTCGCCTATCTGGCGGCCCTGAACCGGGGCCTCCTGCTGGCGGCCCTGGATCCCGCCGCCCCGCCCTCCGGGAGTGGATAA
- a CDS encoding membrane protein of unknown function (Evidence 5 : Unknown function): MTSSPLSPWWGGVFSGLLFALHGALFLALKTGEPLASRALGAGRRLAPLTVLAGAVYALMGYLVVPVLHRLGPDPGSIPILAALSLLGVWALARQERPGWAFAANGLTIVLSTLTIFVLLYPRVMVSSLNPARSLTITNAASNPYSLKVMSIVAVVLVPLVLAYQAWTYWMFRRRVRPDELHY, translated from the coding sequence TTGACCTCTTCACCCCTTTCTCCCTGGTGGGGGGGCGTCTTCTCCGGGCTCCTCTTCGCCCTCCACGGCGCTCTCTTCCTGGCCCTCAAGACCGGGGAGCCCCTGGCCTCCCGCGCCCTGGGCGCGGGCCGGCGCCTGGCCCCCCTCACGGTGCTGGCGGGGGCGGTGTACGCGCTGATGGGCTACCTGGTGGTACCGGTGCTCCACCGGCTGGGGCCCGACCCTGGCTCCATCCCCATCCTGGCGGCGTTGAGCCTCTTGGGGGTGTGGGCGCTGGCCCGGCAGGAACGCCCCGGCTGGGCCTTCGCTGCCAACGGGCTTACCATCGTGCTCTCGACCTTGACCATCTTCGTGCTGCTGTATCCGCGGGTGATGGTCTCGAGCCTCAACCCCGCTAGGAGCCTCACCATCACCAACGCTGCCTCCAATCCCTATTCCCTGAAGGTGATGTCCATCGTGGCCGTGGTCCTGGTCCCCCTCGTGCTGGCCTACCAGGCCTGGACCTATTGGATGTTCCGTCGCCGGGTGCGGCCGGATGAACTCCACTACTGA
- a CDS encoding putative IMPACT family member YvyE (Evidence 3 : Putative function from multiple computational evidences) has translation MSRSRFIAAARHLQDAGSLDAWLDERRQAWPRARHYVWAYRLEPGQERATDDHEPAGTAGAPLLELLRERDLVFSGLVVVRYFGGIKLGRGGLARAHREAALATAPLAEWRPACLLSLVVPYAAYPDLERRLAAAGLSPETEFGSGVALRLWVLEDEAGAWETRLTALDPACRMLARGWHAFPALAEALPPTPPQGDRT, from the coding sequence GTGTCGCGGTCGCGGTTCATCGCCGCCGCCCGGCACCTCCAGGACGCCGGGAGTCTCGATGCCTGGCTTGACGAGCGCCGGCAGGCCTGGCCGCGGGCCCGCCACTATGTCTGGGCCTACCGTCTTGAACCCGGACAGGAACGCGCCACCGACGACCACGAACCCGCCGGCACCGCCGGCGCGCCCCTCCTGGAACTCCTGCGCGAGCGCGACCTCGTCTTCAGCGGCCTGGTGGTGGTGCGCTACTTCGGCGGCATCAAGCTGGGGCGGGGCGGTCTGGCCCGGGCCCACCGGGAGGCGGCGCTGGCGACCGCCCCGCTGGCCGAGTGGCGCCCGGCATGCCTCCTCTCCCTGGTCGTGCCCTATGCCGCCTATCCCGACCTGGAACGGCGCCTGGCCGCCGCCGGGCTTTCGCCGGAAACGGAGTTCGGCAGCGGGGTGGCCCTGAGACTCTGGGTGCTGGAAGACGAGGCCGGGGCATGGGAAACCCGTCTGACCGCCCTCGATCCCGCCTGCCGGATGCTGGCCCGCGGATGGCACGCGTTTCCTGCCCTCGCGGAGGCCCTGCCCCCGACCCCGCCCCAAGGAGACCGCACATGA
- a CDS encoding protein of unknown function (Evidence 5 : Unknown function), whose translation MGRSWPQVILAPTALLPPSLPPREAAGGGEEGVLVCADPEGPWRPVRLSASQLLYVAARIARHLHLAPGTAAGAAIPSPPWSDR comes from the coding sequence ATGGGGCGGTCGTGGCCGCAGGTGATCCTGGCCCCCACCGCCCTTCTGCCCCCGTCCCTGCCGCCGCGGGAAGCGGCTGGGGGCGGGGAGGAGGGGGTGCTGGTCTGCGCCGATCCGGAGGGCCCCTGGCGGCCGGTGCGGCTGTCGGCCAGTCAGCTGCTTTATGTTGCAGCCCGGATTGCCCGCCATCTGCATTTGGCGCCGGGGACAGCGGCTGGAGCGGCTATCCCCTCACCGCCCTGGAGTGACAGGTGA
- a CDS encoding protein of unknown function (Evidence 5 : Unknown function) codes for MLTRLATAAIKLAVAVLLGLWAWQFFRL; via the coding sequence GTGCTGACGCGCCTCGCGACCGCCGCCATCAAGCTGGCGGTGGCGGTGCTGCTGGGGCTCTGGGCCTGGCAGTTCTTCCGCCTTTGA
- a CDS encoding protein of unknown function (Evidence 5 : Unknown function) — translation MLDYVAPGAGGRSLKGVAWVGRPVAWAKDLFVITYLARGGNLPLMP, via the coding sequence GTGCTGGATTACGTGGCCCCAGGCGCCGGCGGGCGGTCCCTGAAGGGAGTCGCCTGGGTGGGCCGGCCGGTGGCCTGGGCCAAGGACCTCTTCGTCATCACGTACCTGGCCCGGGGCGGGAACCTCCCCCTCATGCCTTGA
- a CDS encoding protein of unknown function (Evidence 5 : Unknown function), translating into MAAPDRVVTVGARIGGLAGLYWLNRRFWRGELDVTVVERWQDGVFRPELVHALDRSPGFVDHLMLDTRQAVQRRYRARWVHDTAVRVDARNRRLELAAGRPLPFDVLFLAPGVEHAWDATSGLGPELGGLCEAHLARHTATAVQGTPPQRLVLAAGPWLGDPAAPHLAAGFDMPLFEAALLWDGSRRRRRQRQGRSIRIVTPAPVGAEGAGPAGRRRLAALLQQRGIAFTVNARYRRVKPGRILLEDGEIPFDLSIWMPPYAGSRLARDSGLDDGYGWIPTHGWLRHPEWRFIFAIGDAGRLTVPKNGHQALVQARVAVDRL; encoded by the coding sequence GTGGCAGCCCCGGACAGGGTGGTCACAGTCGGCGCCCGCATCGGGGGCCTCGCGGGCCTCTACTGGCTGAACCGCCGCTTTTGGCGCGGGGAGCTCGACGTCACGGTAGTGGAACGCTGGCAGGACGGGGTCTTCCGGCCCGAACTGGTGCATGCCCTTGATCGCTCGCCCGGTTTCGTGGATCACCTGATGCTGGATACCCGGCAGGCGGTGCAACGGCGGTACCGGGCCCGATGGGTACATGACACCGCGGTGCGCGTCGACGCCCGGAACCGCCGCCTGGAACTGGCGGCCGGGCGCCCGCTGCCCTTTGATGTCCTGTTCCTGGCCCCGGGGGTGGAGCACGCCTGGGACGCCACCTCCGGCCTCGGCCCGGAGCTGGGCGGCCTGTGCGAAGCGCATCTGGCCCGCCACACTGCCACCGCCGTCCAGGGCACCCCGCCCCAGCGGCTGGTGCTGGCCGCAGGTCCCTGGCTGGGCGATCCCGCCGCGCCCCATCTCGCCGCGGGCTTCGACATGCCCCTCTTCGAAGCCGCTCTCCTGTGGGACGGCTCCCGGCGCCGGCGCCGCCAGCGCCAGGGCCGTTCCATCCGCATCGTCACCCCCGCCCCGGTGGGCGCGGAGGGGGCCGGACCCGCCGGGCGCCGGCGTTTGGCCGCCCTCCTTCAGCAACGCGGCATCGCATTCACCGTAAATGCCCGCTACCGGCGGGTGAAACCCGGCCGCATCCTCCTGGAGGACGGGGAGATCCCCTTTGACCTCAGCATCTGGATGCCGCCCTACGCCGGGTCGCGCCTGGCCCGCGACAGCGGCCTCGACGACGGCTACGGGTGGATCCCCACCCACGGCTGGCTCCGCCACCCGGAGTGGCGCTTCATCTTCGCCATCGGGGACGCCGGACGCCTCACCGTACCCAAAAACGGCCACCAGGCCCTGGTCCAGGCGCGGGTGGCGGTGGACCGCCTCTAG
- a CDS encoding conserved exported protein of unknown function (Evidence 4 : Unknown function but conserved in other organisms) encodes MRFPARTPLMASLGAATVLTATLPACGTAPAAKPAASAGKSPAQPASGTRTANPPPGLPVPVMTSILTRSARIAAQEPAHIAYTLTTSNHTMDLKGTWAFDFQNQEAEGTDQGTFSSGSGAHAVPVTSRFIAIGNHVWGESAPPGVGWHEMTLTLKPPIPLTDLLPYYTDIHAIPGRLIDGHPTTGIVATLNQAGVNLMERWAAGQAASASGQVIQRIRFRIWIGTAHDRPREVQLTEYAAAAAGQPYQIHETARYYDWGQGLSLRPPAGG; translated from the coding sequence ATGAGGTTCCCTGCGCGGACACCACTCATGGCATCGCTGGGGGCCGCGACGGTCCTCACGGCGACGCTGCCGGCCTGCGGGACGGCACCGGCCGCCAAGCCCGCCGCTTCCGCCGGCAAATCCCCCGCCCAGCCGGCATCCGGCACCCGCACGGCCAACCCTCCTCCCGGGCTTCCGGTACCCGTCATGACCTCGATTCTGACCCGCTCGGCCCGGATTGCCGCCCAGGAACCGGCGCACATCGCCTACACGCTCACCACCTCCAATCACACCATGGACCTGAAGGGGACCTGGGCCTTCGACTTTCAGAATCAGGAAGCCGAAGGCACCGACCAGGGGACCTTCAGCTCCGGGTCCGGGGCCCATGCCGTACCCGTGACCTCCCGTTTTATCGCCATCGGCAACCATGTGTGGGGGGAATCGGCCCCGCCCGGCGTCGGCTGGCATGAAATGACGCTGACGCTGAAGCCCCCCATCCCGCTCACCGACCTGTTGCCCTACTACACGGACATCCACGCCATCCCGGGCCGTCTCATCGACGGGCATCCCACCACCGGCATCGTGGCGACCCTCAACCAGGCGGGGGTGAACCTGATGGAGCGGTGGGCTGCGGGACAGGCCGCGAGCGCCTCCGGACAGGTCATCCAGCGCATCCGCTTCCGGATTTGGATCGGCACCGCCCATGACCGCCCGCGGGAGGTGCAGCTGACCGAATATGCGGCGGCGGCGGCAGGGCAGCCCTACCAGATCCATGAAACCGCCCGCTATTACGACTGGGGTCAGGGGCTCTCGCTACGCCCGCCTGCCGGCGGCTAA
- a CDS encoding protein of unknown function (Evidence 5 : Unknown function): MCAGSWAAIRAERVRIEVMTGTGSPGGGLAVRVPDAGWAGDLPAEAAGLAAGAVPQAGSVAVRTVAAPSDAMSGVRAGNLIRCAPFRVGVSHLDMPACGHLTVSRDGILSKRSNPGGPGGPREAGPAAGKRAPKSRAGGR; encoded by the coding sequence ATGTGCGCCGGTTCCTGGGCGGCAATCCGGGCCGAGCGGGTCAGAATCGAGGTCATGACGGGTACCGGAAGCCCGGGAGGAGGGTTGGCCGTGCGGGTGCCGGATGCCGGCTGGGCGGGGGATTTGCCGGCGGAAGCGGCGGGCTTGGCGGCCGGTGCCGTCCCGCAGGCCGGCAGCGTCGCCGTGAGGACCGTCGCGGCCCCCAGCGATGCCATGAGTGGTGTCCGCGCAGGGAACCTCATCCGTTGTGCCCCCTTTCGGGTGGGCGTGTCCCATTTGGACATGCCTGCATGCGGACATCTTACCGTAAGCCGGGACGGAATCCTGTCGAAACGTTCTAATCCAGGCGGCCCTGGCGGGCCCCGGGAGGCGGGTCCGGCTGCCGGGAAGCGGGCTCCTAAAAGCCGCGCCGGGGGTCGTTGA